A DNA window from Castanea sativa cultivar Marrone di Chiusa Pesio chromosome 7, ASM4071231v1 contains the following coding sequences:
- the LOC142643805 gene encoding uncharacterized protein LOC142643805, with protein MAHLSIFLSSLLVLAVLHGAHAVEYTVINRAQTTPGGARFRNQLGAEYTRQTMESATNFIWNIFQQTTESDRKNYQNVNLFVEEKLSIENALAVTSGNEIKVLASYIEGIKGDIKWDFNGVLYHEMVHVWQWNGQSLAPGGLIEGIADYVRLKANYAPSHWVKPGEGKTWDQGYDVTVKFLDYCNGLRDGFVAELNKKMKDGYNDSFFVDLLGKPVDQLWSDYKAKYGMGN; from the coding sequence aTGGCTCACCTCTCTATCTTCCTCTCCTCTCTTCTAGTCCTAGCGGTCCTCCATGGTGCCCATGCAGTCGAATACACTGTCATAAACCGAGCACAAACAACCCCAGGTGGTGCACGCTTCAGAAACCAGTTGGGTGCCGAGTACACTAGGCAGACAATGGAATCTGCCACCAACTTCATCTGGAACATCTTTCAGCAAACCACAGAGTCAGACAGAAAGAACTATCAAAACGTGAACTTATTTGTTGAGGAGAAATTATCTATAGAAAACGCACTGGCCGTAACTTCAGGGAACGAAATTAAAGTTCTTGCAAGCTATATCGAAGGCATAAAGGGCGATATCAAGTGGGACTTTAATGGTGTACTTTACCATGAAATGGTACACGTGTGGCAGTGGAATGGTCAAAGTTTGGCTCCAGGAGGATTGATTGAAGGAATTGCCGATTATGTGAGGCTAAAGGCAAACTATGCGCCTAGCCACTGGGTCAAGCCTGGGGAGGGAAAAACATGGGATCAAGGCTATGATGTTACAGTAAAGTTTCTAGATTACTGCAATGGTCTTAGAGATGGGTTTGTGGCTGAACTCAACAAAAAGATGAAAGATGGTTATAATGACAGCTTCTTTGTGGACCTGTTAGGGAAGCCAGTTGATCAGCTTTGGAGCGACTATAAGGCCAAGTATGGAATGGGAAATTAG